The genomic DNA GTTAGCTGACGTTAGCCGGGCTGGTTTGCTAGCTAGCTTATCATCATTTCCTAGCAGAGCACTGCGGCAATGCTAGTCatgtttaaaacaacacaaccaTACATCTACATATTCTAATAAGTGCAAAAGTCTAGTTAAgtcaaatgaattaatttagCAAAGGGCtaacacagacagacaactTATACACACCCTTGTTACAGCAGTGCAAAGGACTGcttctatctatatatatatgtgtgttattaCAGCTCAAATCTCTGAATTGTGTGAGTACAGTTGAATTATTCAACACTTTGTCACTGACACCAGACGACAAGGACTTTGAGTGGGAGCCTCCAACAGAGGCAGAGATGAAGGTGATACAGGCTCGAAGGGAGCGACAAGACAAAATCAGCAAGCTGATGGGAGACTACCTGCTCAAAGGATACAGGATGCTGGGAGAGTGCTGTGACGTGTGTGGGGTGAGTGAAGTGAACCTGTATGCTGCGTTAGTGATTGTGGTAGTTTCAGTAATGTAGAAAAGATGGAGTTGTCTATCATGATTGTTGAAATacgtttgttttgtgtttccagaCAATTCTTCTCCAGGACAAACAGCATAAAAACTACTGTGTCTCATGTCAGGAGCTGGACTCGGATGTTGACAAGGACAATCCTGGTACACACACTCATATTGAATGCACATGAGTAATAAGTAAACCCACTGTCTCATTCCTACATGGCTGCTCTTCTTGCTCTGAGCCCTTTTGTAAATACTATTTGTGCTTCTTCCcatctctccctgtctccctttTCTCTACTCCCCTCAGCTCTGAATGCACAGGCAGCGTTGTCccaagtgagagagagacagcttgCAGCCCAGTCCACTGCGCCGTCCCAGGCCCCAGAACTCAACGGaggccccagcagcagcagtcaggcAAGTGTGTCAGTTGCTCTGCCCAGACCGGAGCACTGTGAGGGGG from Anoplopoma fimbria isolate UVic2021 breed Golden Eagle Sablefish chromosome 24, Afim_UVic_2022, whole genome shotgun sequence includes the following:
- the znrd2 gene encoding protein ZNRD2, yielding MALNGDDKDFEWEPPTEAEMKVIQARRERQDKISKLMGDYLLKGYRMLGECCDVCGTILLQDKQHKNYCVSCQELDSDVDKDNPALNAQAALSQVRERQLAAQSTAPSQAPELNGGPSSSSQASVSVALPRPEHCEGAAAGGRALLPLPAVPSPSAPAPAPVLAPTRPPVIPQSATIQPMLQEAEEAVLIKLRWATNQLQSSASLESSIQLCSLITSCANSLRSLKELSQ